Part of the Mytilus trossulus isolate FHL-02 chromosome 2, PNRI_Mtr1.1.1.hap1, whole genome shotgun sequence genome is shown below.
ATTCCTAATGTCGatgtcatgattttttttccttatatgGCAAGTACAAGGTACACACATAGGAGACTGAAAGCTTGGTTGAGATattcttaaatgaaaaaaatacctatatatttttacttCGCAAATAAAGGCATTGACAGTAGaataccgctgtttgaaagtcataaatcaattgagagaaaGCAAATCcgagtaacaaactaaaactgaaggaaaagacatcaactataagaggaaaacaacgaaacaacataAACAATCAAGTGGAACAACAAAAACCAATCAACAATTGTAACACACACAgagaaacaaattaaacaataacaactgccatattcctatCTTGGAACAGGacaattaaagaaaaagaaaataatgtttgatCTCACCAAATGAAATGCTATACtgttatttatcaattatttttctataatttctagatataatatacatgtatatgattataTTGTTAAAGAGAAATGTTTTGAATACAACTTTAATGACATtattaaacaatcaaaatgtCAACAATGTAGGATATCTCTACAAACAATCATCAAGGAAACAATTGCATGGCGGTTGAATGTTTCGTCGTCTTTTCCTTTGCACATATCAACCTGCAGTTTACAATGTACTAAATATAGTTACATGGGTACGGTAAAATAACATATAGATATTgagcttcaattagacaacaGCAATTTTCCATAAATAGTTGATTAAATACGACATTTAAGGAGATGCATGTAATtgctaaaaaaacaacattgccGCCAATGATGTCAACACTAAGTACTTTATAATCAAGATTCAACATTCTATATTTCTCAAACACCATAAAGTTACAATGGTACAAAGAAGTTCATCAAAAGTTATAGAACATAACATTAACACACAAGACAAGATGAGATGAACAAAATGAACAGTTGTAGCGAAAAGTGGTGATTAACCGGGAAGATTTGCTTGCAAAGTTATAACCCTGACGAATTTGCACAgctttttttaacttatttttaatttttatatttttaatttttaactgaaatagttTTCCAAACTTTAGTATGTTCATCTGTGCAAGAAAAAGTGTCAAAATATTGTGCTCGAAAATTTGCCATAGAACTACACTGCAAAATGTTGCGAAATTCATCACTAATGTTACAATGACATAAATTACAATATCTTAAGTTACGTTCAATTTTATTCCATCTACCAGTTTCGATGGGTAACTTGTGGATACCCGTTCCAGATCTACAATATGTTATTCTATCTGTATCACttaaaatattcagatattcctcaaatttaaaattttgttgaaagAATTTGTAGGCTGAACCTTTTGATGAACAGTCAATATCAGCTCTCCAATTTTGTTGAAACTGACCAaagaacttttgttttaaacttataCCCAACCATTCAGAATTAAAATTTCCTTGTGACAACCATATATTACTATATCCACATTTATCTAATGTATTTGTAATGTATTTCAATCTGACCTAAATATGTTGTCAGAATTCTTCAACAGCATGTACTAGTATCTGTATAATATTTTACCAATCCTGTTTTCATCCCCATTTACCATTTTTGACCAAAAATTAACCATGCGCAGCTGTGTATATAAAGACATTTGATAAATGCCATGTTCATCATACATCATAAAATTAGGTGTCGACTTCTTCAGGTTTAATAATGGTTTACAAAAAGTGCACTCTTTCTATAATATCAGTATTGCTGAAACCCCAAATCTCACACCCATATAGGAGAATTCttcacaattttatcaaatacatcaTATTGTAATTTCACTGTCAAGTTTTTTCAATACTTCATACATTGCTTTATTTGCTTTGCTAACTAAAATTTTCTTAGCACTCATAAATCTGCACAGTCACTCTGCTCATCTATGATTGTGATTGGATTTACGCCCTTCCCTTTGCTTCCTTTTGCTTATGTCAATCTGCTCATTCGCTGTAATGCCATTTTAAAGAAGTTTAATAATTCTTTTCTTGTCTTGGACGAAGTTAGTATCATGTTTAATTATTTGAGGCACATGCGACAGACGCATTGCAGATAATGAGGGCCAATGGCTTTCTGTATTGCTAATCAAAATACTAATAAATAGAAGTCTAGAACTTGAATTGGTTATTTATGAGATTCATTCCTTTATtcagttttgttaaaataattttgtagtttCCAGAAAATAATGGTCCGTGGACACAGTTATCTACCTCCGATGATTGTTATCAAAATGCAGTTCCCTTTTAATTCAGAGGTTTTAATTGGTCGGTAAATAAAGTGATTTCCTCTTCTCTGACTTTATTCTTATGATTGTCCTTATATTTGGGGTTACAAGGAGTGAATGAACTCATGgttgtatagaacaaatttccTTATATTGAAAGcgcaatttattttaagatgGAAAACTATCATTACTTCAATACTTTTCGATACTTGTCTTTCTATAGTCTTTGCTAGTTATACTTGCTAGAGTTTTTACTGCTTAATTGAAGTGACTGAAAGAAATGGAACTGCAAGTTTTATTTTGTGATTAATCctataattttcaaaagatcCGTTTGTTTATCACAATGATTTGTCAATAAAAGTCATATGCCGAACTCAACAGTAAGCATATATACGACAAGTAGATCTTTGAATACTATTTATCAGAAGGACAAAAACTTTGCAaggcaaaacataaaaataacacggaaattatttataaacgtaaaacaaagaatacaaaacaaaaatggatGAAATAATCAGAATATTAAAGACATTTAGCAAATAATGTCAAGCCAATGTTCTTCGTGATATCGAGTGCACGTAATACCTAACACCAGCCAGGTGTCCAATATCCACCATAATTACTAGGTGCACTCTTCTGGTCGTTTCCTGGATAATCGGCAGGTACCATATCCTTCTTGTATTCCTCCATTCGCGAGTTTAGCTTTTTATATACTTCTCTTTCTTTCCAAAACAAATTGTTATGTTCATTAGGATCATctataaagtaaataagttataTCTGATTAAACTTTACGTCTGATAATTTTGGCATTTGCTTATACTTAAGGTGAAcataagttattaaaaaaaatagaaattaaaaaaatataaaaaatgacatctgtttggtttataaaaaaaggaatCTATCGATTTATCAAGAGcatgcattttcattttaattgctCTGCATTAGTTCGAAACACATAGAAATGAGGAAACTTGATTGAATCGAGCATGCATATTTATACCGTCAGTTAGGACATACAtaaatcaatgttaaaaaaacacataccTTTAAGATTATACAGCTGTGGAACTAAGGGAATTTCGTTAAATTGATCTGTATCTAGAATTGATTCATCTTCCGGTGGAGGATACCATCCATGATAAAGTCCGGGGTTACCCTcaatcagtttatagtcacccATTCTAAAAAAGGAAACAGAAAAAGACAGGTGAAAAGttgtaagtacatgtattgaGAGAAAATGAAAGCCATGTATAGTCTGTCTTGTATTTCAAGGGTTCACAATAGTTGGTTTGGAAGAACAAAGAAAATGTAATATCatcatttattctttttttatctttttttccacATTCGGATATTTGGAATATAACTAAAAGATTACATGATAAAGCAAGGACTATACCTGGAAGCATGTTGTAAGTACAGAGTAACAAAGTGTTACCCAATACTTCCTCAGGAACCAACATAGACAGacacaagaatgtgtcctcagtacacggatgtcccattcgcactatcattttctatgttcagtggaccgttaAAATGGgataaagtttataattttgcattaaatttgaaagatcaaatcatcataggaaacatgtttATTAAGTTTCAGggtgattggacttcaacttaatcaaaaactacctctaccataaactttaacctgaatcgGGACAAACCAAaacccataaatggggcataaaacaTACTAATTAAGCTAAATGTAGCTTGAGGACGAATGCCTGATATgttttctttccaatattccaTTCATCCTAAAAATTCAGCCAAGGATTTACTTGACCCTGTCTCTTTGCCAGCTTTGGAACAAATATGcccaataaaacaaattaaatattttaaaacttatatttaatttcaatcgTTTAACTCTATCATATGTTATGATTGCTTCATCCAGAAAATTAATTAACTGCAAAACTAAGGAtgataaaagttatattttgatctattaaatcaaaatgaacTGTTATCACAGAATTATATTTcaccttatttttattttgcaaatgcaaatgttaaaatcaaaatagcTATACTTTAACATGTAAAGAACGacatgaaaaaaatctattaggataaaaaaagaaaaactttattCCATAAGTTTGGGGATGGCGGATAAAAaatgctgcaagttttgttaatttgacACCGATTTTACATAATATCCATATCGATCAATCAATTTTCCCCAAACTAAGTTAGGAGGGAGGTGGGGTGGGGGAGTCGGTGAAAAACTATGTTTtttgtcttcaacaatgaacttTTGATATTGTCTCTAAGTTATGCAGATATTCAATAAACCGTGACTGAAGGTACAGGGCTGAACAATCTTCATGGTAGTGATATTTGctaatgctaatacaactgcataaaacataacattgacatttcaaaagttatttttagataaaataaacCCTGATATATGCAAATTAGGatgtttgtaaatattacaTTGTCAGTGAACCATACAATACCTTATGGCTGCATGTCCTGTTAATTCGGGCGTTTTGTCGTCTAGATTGTATATAAATTCTGTTCGTTTCGAAGGGTTGTTATTTTGAAGACTATCCCACATGTCAATTCCATCAATAGAACTGactgaagaaaaacaaatacaaatcaaCATTCTTTTAACTGCTTGATGTTAACTCTCTTTATTTATAGTAGAGTAATGTCTAATGTAATTGGTTTAGTAGGTggaaattacaaataaatgatatCAACCGAgcatttagtcctggtatctatgaggagTTTATTCATATCCAATTCACGGTACTTTTACGtctatgtaaatttttatttttcggtCTCACTCACTTTTATACTATGAAATCGGAATGACTCTTTTGtaattatatgtaaaaattaatttgtatactACACaccttgttttcaaattatccTATCCGTCCTGAATGTTCatgttatgtttaattttataaaattacttcatacaaattgttttttttttcaattgtcatCTTCTAATAATGTATGTAAAGCAATTTGTCCCGATATTGCATGTTCTTACCCTGTTTTACCCCAGCCACAGACAAAATTGTTGGCATCCAATCAACTGCATGCATTAATCTACAAAATATAGTTATTGTCGGTAAGATATTTCACAATTGTGGATACgctttaattgtaaaaaaagcGGATTTCATATGAACGTTATCATACCTCCAGACCCTACATTTGCAGGGCAAACCCTACATTTGCAAGGCAAAATGTATGTCTCTATTCACCCTAcctttatctatatatagataCTAGTGGTAGTCCAAATTTCATACATTTCGCTCCAGATAACCAACTCTAAAAATCTACCTTTTATATCAGATTCATTGTTGATTTCTCATCCTGAATatgcataaaaagtaaaatcacaaaaatactgaactctatggaaaatttaaaacgaaagtccccaatcaaatggcaaattcaaatgatttaaCACATCAagcgaatggacaacaactgtcagattcctgacttggtagaggcatttttaaaatctttcattCGTGATCATTATctaaatctttttaaaagtacatttttgaaaacgaTTCTTCAATTTTGGGTTGAAATTTTTTCCGATAACACGTtcacaaaatgataaaatgagttggttatttctttaatttaaaaataataagtgcattttttctttctttttttttcctcattattTTGAAAACGGTGTCTGTTTATGTCTCACCCTTTATATGTAGTACCAGGATTTTTTATTCCTTTGCCAGACACAAAAGCTGAAGCTCTAGTGCCTCCTTCATACACTGAAATCTTCGATCCTCTCAAAGGATAATTGTTGCCAAAAAACTGAGGCCAGCCACCATTCTACAAAAAAGTTTTAGATTTAGCAGATATACAATATCAACTCTACAAACATTCAATTTGTGAAAATATGTAGTGATGTCAACTACCTATTGACATAGTGAATAAAAAAGAACTACTAAATAAAACTAATGTAGTATCGATTTCAGTTTTTCTACATAAATACTCTTCCTGAGGAGTATTTGTCAGCTGCAAACTTCTACGTCCTGGCTGTATATTGAGGACTTGATAACTTTGATAGACTTCTAGTCTAAATGCCACCATGATGTTAAAATGATAGTTGGTAAGATAATTTCGTTACCGTTGTTGTAGTTGCCTAATACGATTTGGACGCATGCAaatattaaacgtgttgttttccgTGTTTTACATAACTGattcgatacctctgctggtaaACTACCAGTCCCCGAGgatatcatcagctcagtagtcaatACTTCGGTACTGACAAAATTGATAACAAACCTATCTAAAATtgttcgtttataaattttcaaattaaaaagaaattaaggtttcaactccctcaggcaaagttgttCTTAGATTAATTTGGCTATTTTGTTataggtatttttgttatatagctcttcatctgTTTCGGTACCTATAACTCcctcggatttcaaatgttttgcttTGAGCGTTCCAGATgaaggtaaattcagaaatgcGCTTCTGACGCATGAAACTAtgaaacgtgttgttttcaattcattACATCACTTGGTCGATAcatctgctggtggactatcagtccccgagggtatcaatatatttataacagatccataatatattgaaggccgtacattgacctataatggtttactttcataaattgttgTTTCGATGGACAGGAGAGTTGcgtcattggcactcacaccatatcttcctatattaCTATCTACTGTCTAAAATTGTCAgcttatacaattttaaattataaacaaaggTTTCATCTTCCTCAGGCAAAGTCGAGCTTAGATTAATTTGACTAtttgttttttgcatttttgtcatatagctctGCAACTGCTTCGGTACTTATACTTCCctcggatttcaaatatttggctctGGGCGTTTCTGATAAAGGGTAACCCAGAAAAGCGCTTCTGACTCTGACGCATAAAACtatta
Proteins encoded:
- the LOC134706905 gene encoding arylsulfatase B-like isoform X2, with amino-acid sequence MTGVYPFKVGQQHLAMLPGQPSCAAMDKVMLPQKLKENGYSTHMLGKWHLGFCKWECTPTYRGFDSFYGYYNGQVDYYNYTILNGADFRDNKQPIRPNEYSTFEYAKRADEILRTHNKSQPLFLYYAFQSVHEPIEVPKSYEDKYSWIKNEGRRKYLGMVTALDDAIGNLTESLKQAGLFDNTLIIFTSDNGGWPQFFGNNYPLRGSKISVYEGGTRASAFVSGKGIKNPGTTYKGLMHAVDWMPTILSVAGVKQVSSIDGIDMWDSLQNNNPSKRTEFIYNLDDKTPELTGHAAIRMGDYKLIEGNPGLYHGWYPPPEDESILDTDQFNEIPLVPQLYNLKDDPNEHNNLFWKEREVYKKLNSRMEEYKKDMVPADYPGNDQKSAPSNYGGYWTPGWC